The following proteins are encoded in a genomic region of Mycolicibacterium confluentis:
- the pglZ gene encoding BREX-1 system phosphatase PglZ type A, which yields MTELNSVKDAINNRLAAQRVVFWHDPSGEYDADVEALELGAVNVIRVHSNEFGVKSMILADHATKHLVYRSGETPRGAGNWLLDLELAYGVFTADKTSMLQQEFGVNDPALAAVIEQHQNFFGANSRKLALAKLLASGDDAAKMRAKMSQVLVKSSGHTLTDIIRELLAENAVNKRAKLDDLATFGLDQFLWDGLAKIYRYSGTNPTIDDFVLWMYSRAIEDFASETPAEFRNIRNDFNGLRYDIRTQGMMATLASRAADALDLKSKIEHRDFRELVPVTTFEEIDRKIIVDLAAAVVAQSVTPREVAETVRQRQDSLWKDKYAKLYEATQSASELLAAIAALPNTISSMDAGLQKYQSDWFRIDQHYRWFTFAYQTAEFQKPLEALKAEVDKQYVNKFLHNFGGLWQQALEPTDQWKSISLAPQSKFFDNHVAPIVKDGRTKAVVIISDGMRYEVAHELTSLIRSEDRFDGSLSAVLGVLPSYTQLGMAALLPQSALELDPEGLPVLADGKPTNGTANRDKILQAVKGHAISAADVLAMPGDELRDLYKQHQIFYVYHDRIDAAGDKAATERTVFQAAEDTLRELVLLVKKWTNANAANIVITADHGFLYQDTPLEQAYYVSEPPQGEAITKTNRRYVLGRSLKPSPSFMTFTSAQAGLVGDIDIQIPKSIHRIPQPGAGIRYVHGGASLQEIVVPVIAVNKKRKSDIRPVEVDLMPETDKITTGQLAVKLLQRDAVTDKIQPRQVRLGIYVGETPISDQPVLTFDSSSGDQRERYQSVTLYLTQDADGVNNRAVELRLEDRIPNTNQWKTFSKANYTIKRSFMTDFDF from the coding sequence GTGACTGAGCTGAACTCGGTCAAGGACGCCATCAACAACCGACTGGCCGCGCAGCGAGTCGTGTTCTGGCACGACCCTTCCGGCGAGTACGACGCAGACGTTGAAGCGCTCGAACTCGGCGCCGTGAACGTTATTCGAGTGCACAGCAACGAATTTGGCGTAAAGAGCATGATTCTCGCCGATCACGCCACCAAGCATCTCGTCTATCGCTCAGGTGAGACACCACGGGGCGCGGGCAACTGGCTATTGGACCTTGAGTTGGCCTACGGAGTCTTCACCGCAGACAAGACATCCATGCTCCAACAGGAATTCGGGGTTAACGATCCCGCGCTAGCTGCGGTCATCGAGCAACACCAGAATTTCTTCGGCGCCAACTCTCGGAAGCTCGCACTGGCAAAGCTACTTGCCTCAGGCGACGACGCTGCCAAGATGCGCGCCAAGATGTCCCAGGTTCTCGTGAAGTCCTCAGGACACACGCTGACCGACATCATTCGCGAACTCCTCGCCGAGAACGCCGTAAACAAACGGGCCAAACTCGACGACCTCGCGACATTCGGACTCGACCAGTTCCTTTGGGACGGTCTGGCCAAGATTTATAGGTACTCCGGCACCAACCCAACCATCGACGATTTCGTGCTGTGGATGTACAGCCGGGCGATCGAAGACTTCGCATCAGAAACACCCGCCGAGTTCCGAAACATTCGGAATGACTTCAACGGCCTGCGCTACGACATTCGCACCCAGGGCATGATGGCGACGCTCGCCTCCCGGGCGGCCGACGCACTTGACTTGAAGTCAAAGATCGAGCACCGCGACTTCCGAGAACTAGTCCCAGTCACGACCTTCGAGGAAATCGATCGCAAGATCATCGTCGATCTCGCGGCCGCAGTCGTAGCTCAGTCGGTAACACCCCGAGAGGTAGCCGAAACGGTGCGGCAGCGCCAAGACAGCCTCTGGAAAGACAAGTACGCCAAGTTGTACGAGGCGACCCAAAGCGCCTCCGAGCTCCTCGCAGCCATTGCTGCCTTGCCCAACACGATCTCATCGATGGACGCCGGCCTGCAGAAGTACCAGTCCGATTGGTTCCGAATTGACCAGCATTACCGCTGGTTCACATTTGCCTACCAAACCGCAGAATTCCAGAAGCCCCTCGAAGCCCTGAAGGCGGAGGTGGACAAGCAGTATGTCAACAAGTTCCTCCATAACTTCGGCGGATTGTGGCAGCAGGCGCTGGAGCCGACGGACCAGTGGAAGTCCATTTCCCTTGCGCCCCAGAGCAAGTTCTTCGACAATCACGTTGCTCCCATCGTCAAAGACGGCCGCACCAAAGCGGTCGTCATCATCTCGGACGGTATGCGTTATGAGGTCGCTCACGAACTGACTTCCCTGATCCGCAGTGAGGATCGATTCGATGGCTCGCTGTCGGCGGTGCTCGGAGTGCTCCCCAGCTACACCCAGCTCGGCATGGCCGCATTGCTGCCTCAGTCGGCGCTAGAGCTGGACCCAGAGGGACTGCCGGTACTGGCGGACGGGAAGCCCACAAACGGAACTGCAAACCGCGACAAGATATTACAAGCGGTAAAAGGCCATGCCATCTCAGCTGCAGACGTGCTGGCAATGCCCGGTGATGAACTGCGTGACCTCTATAAGCAGCACCAAATCTTCTACGTCTACCACGATCGCATCGACGCGGCCGGCGATAAAGCCGCCACTGAACGCACGGTGTTCCAGGCGGCTGAGGACACCCTGCGCGAATTGGTGCTGCTCGTGAAGAAGTGGACGAACGCCAATGCCGCAAACATCGTGATCACCGCAGATCACGGGTTCCTCTACCAGGACACTCCGCTGGAACAGGCGTACTACGTTTCGGAGCCGCCGCAAGGGGAGGCCATCACCAAGACCAATCGGCGGTATGTACTGGGCAGGTCTCTGAAACCCTCGCCTTCGTTCATGACCTTCACTTCAGCTCAGGCTGGGCTGGTCGGCGACATTGACATCCAGATCCCCAAGTCGATTCACCGAATCCCTCAACCCGGCGCTGGTATTCGATACGTCCACGGTGGCGCGTCGCTGCAGGAGATTGTCGTGCCAGTCATCGCCGTAAACAAGAAGCGCAAGAGCGATATTCGGCCAGTCGAGGTCGACCTCATGCCCGAGACCGACAAGATAACGACTGGCCAGCTCGCGGTCAAGCTGCTTCAGCGCGACGCGGTGACTGACAAAATCCAGCCACGCCAGGTCCGGCTCGGCATCTACGTAGGAGAGACGCCGATCTCGGACCAGCCGGTACTGACCTTTGACAGTTCCTCCGGTGACCAACGCGAGCGGTACCAGTCGGTAACGCTGTACCTCACGCAGGACGCTGACGGTGTCAACAACCGCGCCGTGGAACTGCGGCTTGAAGACCGCATCCCCAACACAAACCAATGGAAGACGTTTTCGAAAGCCAACTACACCATCAAGCGTTCGTTCATGACGGACTTCGACTTCTAG
- the brxL gene encoding BREX system Lon protease-like protein BrxL produces the protein MTEQTDLAVADDDHSDGLTGGPSTAPPEKSALDQKINDVFGGAVVRKDLVKAVKGNAIVPSFVLEYLLGQYAASDDEATIQSGIESVRTILADHYVHRNQAELVKSHIREKGRYRVIDKVQVQLNEKDDTYEAEFANLGIKQVIVAPAIIKAHPKLLVGGVWCICDIEYQHSDNARVVPWILGSIKPIQLSNFDFDGYVASRRKFTTDEWIDLLIQSIGFNPELFGRRAKLIQLVRLIPFVERNYNLVELGPKGTGKSHIFSEFSPHGMLISGGEITVAKLFVNNSNGRLGLVGYWDVVAFDEFAGKKKRTDKALVDIMKNYMANKSFSRGVETLGAEASMVFVGNTSHNVPYMLKHSDLFDELPESYHDSAYLDRLHFYIPGWEVDTIRGEMFSEGYGFVVDYIAEVLKSMRDSDFSDRYQQHFTLGSDISTRDRDGIHKTFSGLMKILHPHGEATTDEVEEILRFAVEGRKRVKDQILRIDSTMADVKFGYLNKDDEWRSVTTLEEDEYPDYYHQRQRTDDESGGSSDGEERMPAVAPIINEPPKPEPLFEGHREFQEHQRGVSYENLLLPYLRGATDITIVDPYIRAPHQGRNLVDLLAVLASAKDPADEIAVMLVTKEDKPEYQQQQLLMLKTIQDGAASVGIKFNVQWDESIHDRSIRADNGWKILLGRGLDIFQKGSGSQFDIGSRRQEFRQVVAFGVTYIREPGS, from the coding sequence ATGACCGAGCAGACAGACCTAGCCGTAGCGGATGACGACCACTCGGATGGCTTGACCGGCGGGCCCTCTACCGCCCCTCCGGAGAAGTCAGCGCTCGACCAGAAGATCAACGATGTCTTCGGCGGCGCGGTCGTGCGCAAGGACCTTGTGAAGGCCGTCAAAGGCAACGCCATCGTGCCGTCATTCGTGTTGGAGTACCTGCTAGGCCAATACGCTGCTTCCGACGACGAGGCGACCATTCAGTCAGGCATCGAGAGTGTCCGCACGATTCTCGCCGACCACTACGTCCACCGCAATCAAGCTGAACTCGTGAAGTCGCACATCCGCGAAAAAGGCCGTTACCGCGTCATCGACAAGGTCCAGGTCCAGCTCAACGAAAAGGACGACACCTACGAGGCCGAATTTGCAAACCTCGGCATCAAGCAGGTGATCGTCGCGCCGGCGATCATTAAGGCCCACCCCAAGCTGCTGGTCGGCGGCGTCTGGTGCATCTGCGATATCGAATACCAGCACAGTGACAACGCCCGCGTGGTCCCGTGGATCCTGGGCTCCATCAAACCAATCCAGCTCTCCAACTTTGACTTCGACGGTTACGTCGCCTCGCGACGCAAGTTCACGACCGACGAGTGGATCGATCTGCTGATCCAGTCGATCGGGTTCAACCCGGAACTGTTCGGTCGGCGCGCAAAACTCATCCAACTCGTGCGGCTTATCCCATTCGTCGAGCGCAACTACAACCTCGTCGAGTTGGGTCCCAAGGGCACAGGCAAGTCGCACATCTTCTCTGAGTTCTCGCCGCACGGCATGCTGATTTCCGGTGGAGAGATCACCGTCGCTAAGCTGTTCGTGAATAACTCAAACGGACGTCTCGGGCTGGTTGGTTACTGGGATGTGGTGGCATTCGACGAGTTCGCCGGCAAGAAGAAGCGCACCGACAAGGCGCTCGTTGACATCATGAAGAACTACATGGCCAACAAATCGTTCTCCCGTGGTGTCGAAACTCTGGGTGCCGAAGCGTCCATGGTGTTCGTGGGCAACACATCCCACAATGTGCCCTACATGCTCAAGCACTCGGATCTCTTCGATGAACTCCCCGAGAGCTACCACGACTCGGCTTACCTCGACCGCCTGCACTTCTATATCCCCGGATGGGAGGTCGACACCATCCGGGGTGAGATGTTCTCCGAGGGATATGGTTTCGTCGTCGACTACATCGCCGAAGTACTCAAGTCCATGCGTGACTCGGACTTCTCCGACCGCTACCAGCAGCACTTCACACTCGGCTCCGATATCTCGACACGCGATCGAGACGGCATCCACAAAACGTTCTCCGGTCTGATGAAGATCCTTCACCCACATGGCGAGGCGACTACCGACGAGGTCGAGGAGATCCTGCGGTTCGCTGTCGAGGGTCGCAAACGTGTCAAAGATCAGATCCTCCGCATCGATTCCACCATGGCTGACGTCAAATTCGGTTATCTCAACAAGGACGACGAATGGCGTTCTGTCACAACGCTAGAAGAGGACGAATACCCGGATTACTACCACCAGCGCCAGCGAACGGACGATGAATCGGGCGGTTCCTCGGACGGTGAGGAACGCATGCCTGCCGTCGCTCCGATCATTAATGAACCCCCGAAACCCGAGCCACTGTTCGAGGGGCATCGAGAGTTCCAGGAGCACCAGCGTGGCGTCTCTTACGAAAATCTGCTGCTGCCTTATCTTCGCGGGGCCACAGATATCACCATCGTCGACCCCTACATTCGCGCGCCGCACCAGGGCCGCAACCTCGTCGACCTTCTTGCCGTGCTGGCTTCCGCAAAGGACCCCGCCGACGAGATCGCCGTCATGCTGGTGACCAAGGAGGACAAACCTGAGTACCAGCAGCAACAGCTGTTGATGCTCAAGACCATTCAAGATGGCGCTGCCTCGGTCGGAATAAAGTTCAATGTCCAGTGGGACGAGTCTATCCACGACAGATCTATACGAGCAGACAACGGCTGGAAGATCCTCCTCGGCCGAGGTCTCGACATCTTCCAGAAAGGCTCGGGCAGCCAGTTCGACATCGGCTCCCGCCGTCAGGAGTTCAGGCAGGTCGTCGCCTTCGGAGTAACCTACATCCGGGAGCCTGGCTCATGA